Proteins from one Flammeovirgaceae bacterium genomic window:
- a CDS encoding single-stranded DNA-binding protein yields the protein MLGVNKVILVGRLGKDPEVRHLESGATVANFSMATTETYKDKTSGERKEVTEWHNIVLWRGLADVAAKYLHKGDMVYIEGKLRTRSWEKDNVTRYTTEIVGDNMVMLSPKSSGGGTSDYSPSSANSGPTGSPDYNPSDQSDDLPF from the coding sequence ATGTTAGGAGTGAACAAAGTGATTTTGGTAGGGCGGCTTGGGAAGGACCCTGAAGTGCGCCATCTTGAAAGCGGGGCCACCGTGGCCAATTTTAGCATGGCCACCACCGAGACCTATAAGGACAAAACTTCCGGGGAGCGCAAGGAAGTCACCGAGTGGCACAACATCGTGTTGTGGAGGGGCCTTGCCGATGTGGCAGCCAAGTACCTTCACAAAGGGGACATGGTATATATTGAAGGCAAGTTGCGCACACGGTCCTGGGAAAAAGACAATGTCACCCGCTACACTACGGAAATCGTGGGCGATAACATGGTCATGCTGAGCCCTAAATCCTCTGGGGGCGGCACTTCCGATTACTCTCCATCTTCTGCCAATAGCGGCCCCACGGGGAGCCCGGACTACAACCCGTCCGATCAATCCGATGACTTGCCGTTTTGA
- the mutY gene encoding A/G-specific adenine glycosylase, whose protein sequence is MDKRGFSKKIIGWYWANLRDLPWRNTQDPYRIWLSEVILQQTRVAQGLPYYHEFVRLFPNIRSLASASEDQVMRAWQGLGYYSRARHLHACAKLVVARYNGKFPRESHALRVLPGIGVYTAAAIASMAFGQPEAVVDGNVYRVLARIFGMDDDISAPAGKKAFEKKAKELLDTGQPGIYNQAIMEFGALQCTPKSPGCATCIFSSACHARAKNLQHALPVKGKRAKVRTRYFTYLIPAKGKKLAMKKRGVNDIWAGLYDFYVVEGKRPQRPETIIKNDKGLAPILPYLNIEMKGGLYKHVLTHQHIFARFVLLSLPRTFPAKKVAAGLGARFYSPAEIALLPKPALVSRFFKQSGLLE, encoded by the coding sequence ATGGACAAGAGAGGTTTTTCCAAAAAAATCATAGGCTGGTATTGGGCAAACTTACGGGATTTGCCGTGGCGCAATACCCAGGACCCCTACCGCATCTGGCTGTCCGAGGTAATCCTCCAGCAGACCCGGGTGGCACAGGGCCTGCCCTATTACCATGAGTTTGTTAGGCTTTTCCCTAACATAAGGTCATTGGCCTCGGCCAGTGAAGACCAGGTAATGCGTGCCTGGCAGGGGTTGGGCTATTACAGCCGGGCGCGCCATTTACATGCCTGCGCCAAGCTGGTGGTGGCAAGGTACAACGGAAAGTTCCCCAGGGAAAGCCATGCCCTGCGGGTCCTCCCCGGCATAGGGGTGTATACTGCCGCGGCCATTGCCTCCATGGCATTTGGCCAGCCCGAAGCCGTGGTGGACGGCAATGTTTACAGGGTGCTGGCCAGGATATTTGGCATGGATGACGACATCTCTGCCCCGGCCGGGAAAAAGGCTTTTGAAAAAAAGGCAAAGGAGCTTTTGGATACCGGCCAGCCCGGCATTTACAACCAGGCCATCATGGAATTCGGGGCGCTCCAATGCACCCCGAAATCCCCGGGGTGTGCCACGTGCATATTTTCTTCCGCGTGCCATGCCAGGGCAAAAAACCTTCAACACGCGCTGCCCGTGAAGGGGAAGCGGGCCAAAGTGCGCACCCGGTATTTTACTTATTTGATACCGGCAAAGGGAAAAAAATTGGCCATGAAAAAAAGGGGCGTCAATGACATCTGGGCCGGCCTGTATGATTTTTATGTGGTGGAAGGCAAAAGGCCTCAACGGCCGGAAACCATAATCAAAAACGACAAAGGCCTGGCCCCCATCCTGCCTTACCTCAATATCGAAATGAAGGGCGGGCTTTATAAGCATGTCCTTACCCACCAGCATATTTTTGCCCGGTTCGTGCTCCTGTCCCTGCCGCGCACCTTTCCGGCCAAAAAGGTCGCTGCGGGCCTGGGGGCAAGGTTTTATTCCCCTGCCGAAATTGCCTTATTGCCAAAACCGGCCCTGGTCTCCCGTTTTTTTAAGCAAAGCGGCCTATTAGAGTAG
- a CDS encoding integration host factor subunit beta, whose product MTKAEVIAEIAEKTGIDKSDVSHTIEAFFSIVKSTMASGENIYIRGFGSFVNKKRKKKIARNISRNTAIIIDEHYVPSFKPAKIFINRIKYSEKVKELEDK is encoded by the coding sequence GTGACCAAAGCAGAAGTTATTGCAGAAATTGCTGAGAAGACCGGAATCGACAAGTCCGATGTGTCCCACACCATTGAAGCCTTCTTTAGCATCGTAAAATCCACTATGGCCTCTGGCGAAAACATCTATATCCGTGGGTTTGGCAGTTTTGTGAACAAAAAGAGAAAGAAAAAAATCGCGCGCAATATCTCCCGTAACACGGCCATTATTATAGATGAGCACTATGTGCCGAGTTTCAAGCCGGCAAAGATTTTTATTAACAGGATAAAATACAGCGAAAAGGTAAAAGAGCTTGAAGACAAATAG
- a CDS encoding tetratricopeptide repeat protein: MLKTRIILIIACVAIVWLLFLLPKVVVENSGQMTASAGPEGAGDPHTTAPAALRQSIDSIKAQYLAAPGNEKSAIFADSLASLYKEAGQFDSAAWFAGKAASFFKDKESLIKAGNRYYDAYTFALDPKKQNEMGEMARDFLGKVLEAEPSNLEAKVKIAMTYLGTQNPMQGITMLREVLEEDPTNELAMFNMGMLAIQSGQYERAVERLSKLVSLYPNHVQGQLLLGVAYLNTNQKEKAREQFERVKKLDDDPAVQAAADSYLQDLK, encoded by the coding sequence ATGTTAAAAACACGTATTATCCTCATTATAGCCTGTGTGGCCATCGTCTGGTTGCTTTTTTTATTGCCCAAGGTAGTCGTTGAAAACAGCGGGCAAATGACGGCAAGCGCAGGGCCTGAAGGGGCAGGGGACCCCCATACCACCGCACCTGCCGCTTTAAGGCAATCCATTGATTCCATTAAGGCCCAGTACCTGGCAGCACCTGGAAATGAAAAAAGTGCTATCTTTGCCGACTCTTTGGCGAGTTTGTACAAGGAAGCTGGCCAATTTGACAGTGCTGCGTGGTTTGCCGGGAAAGCCGCATCGTTCTTTAAAGACAAGGAAAGCCTCATAAAGGCCGGAAACCGGTATTACGATGCCTATACCTTTGCCCTGGACCCCAAGAAGCAAAACGAAATGGGCGAAATGGCCAGGGACTTCCTTGGGAAGGTGCTGGAAGCAGAACCCTCCAACCTGGAAGCAAAGGTAAAAATCGCCATGACTTACCTGGGCACGCAAAACCCCATGCAGGGGATAACGATGCTGAGGGAGGTATTGGAGGAGGACCCCACCAATGAACTGGCCATGTTCAACATGGGCATGCTCGCCATACAATCGGGCCAGTACGAGCGGGCCGTGGAACGGCTGTCCAAATTGGTGTCCCTTTATCCAAACCACGTGCAAGGCCAGTTGTTGTTGGGGGTGGCTTACCTCAATACCAACCAAAAGGAGAAAGCCCGGGAGCAATTTGAACGGGTAAAAAAACTAGATGACGACCCGGCAGTACAGGCGGCTGCCGATTCGTACCTGCAGGATTTAAAATAA
- a CDS encoding Rne/Rng family ribonuclease, which translates to MSNELIISATQNGCRIALLKDKTLAEFHHEQEGSKFLVGDIYLGTVKKVVQGLNAAFIDIGYEKDAFLHYLDLGAQFGSLQKFSKLVRAKKVTGGRLDKFRLEKDIDKHGKVSQQLSKGQVIPVQVVKEPISTKGPRLSCELSIPGRYLVLVPFSNTVSVSKKITSSEERKRLLRLIQSIKPENFGVIIRTVAEGKEVAELDKDLRNLTSTWEEGAKRLVTANPRDKIIGEISKTSSILRDVLNESFDNIQVDDKKIFEQTRAYIKTIAPDKEKIVKLYTGKTKIFEHFNVEKQIKSAFGQTVSLRGGGYLIIEHTEALHVVDVNSGNKSNREENQETTALHVNIEAAKEVARQLRLRDMGGIIVVDFIDMRSAENKRLVHKTMKDEMGATDRAKHTVLPLSKFGLMQITRERVRPQMDIATKEVCPTCNGAGTITASILVSDIIEKNIEFLLVKQNEKHLVLALHPYLFAYFTCGILSRRTKWLFKYKRWVELVQDTSLGVTECKYLNKDGEEIELKEPVLTA; encoded by the coding sequence TTGAGTAACGAACTAATCATTAGCGCCACTCAGAACGGATGTCGCATAGCACTTCTCAAGGATAAGACACTTGCCGAATTCCATCACGAACAAGAAGGAAGCAAGTTTTTGGTTGGTGATATTTATTTGGGCACCGTAAAAAAGGTAGTCCAGGGGCTAAACGCAGCGTTTATTGATATCGGGTATGAAAAGGATGCATTCCTTCATTACCTGGACCTGGGCGCACAGTTTGGTTCCCTTCAAAAATTCTCCAAGCTAGTCCGGGCAAAGAAGGTTACCGGGGGCCGGTTGGACAAGTTCCGGCTGGAAAAGGACATTGACAAGCATGGGAAGGTTTCCCAGCAGCTTTCCAAAGGCCAGGTCATTCCGGTACAAGTGGTAAAAGAGCCCATATCCACCAAGGGGCCGCGACTTTCGTGCGAGTTATCCATACCAGGCCGCTACCTGGTACTGGTTCCTTTTAGCAACACGGTAAGTGTCTCTAAAAAGATCACCAGCAGTGAAGAACGCAAACGCCTTCTTCGCTTGATCCAATCCATTAAACCCGAAAATTTTGGGGTCATTATCCGTACGGTGGCCGAAGGCAAAGAGGTGGCCGAACTGGACAAAGACCTGCGCAACCTGACCAGCACCTGGGAGGAAGGGGCCAAAAGGCTCGTGACGGCCAACCCGCGCGACAAAATTATCGGGGAAATAAGCAAAACCTCCTCCATCCTCCGCGATGTGCTCAACGAGTCGTTCGACAACATACAGGTGGACGACAAAAAGATCTTTGAGCAAACCAGGGCCTACATCAAGACCATAGCCCCTGACAAAGAGAAAATCGTAAAGCTCTACACGGGAAAAACCAAAATATTCGAGCATTTCAATGTCGAAAAGCAGATCAAGTCCGCTTTTGGGCAAACCGTAAGCCTTAGGGGCGGTGGCTACCTGATCATTGAACATACCGAGGCCCTGCATGTAGTGGACGTCAACAGTGGCAACAAGTCCAACCGGGAAGAAAACCAGGAGACCACCGCGCTGCACGTGAACATAGAGGCCGCCAAGGAAGTGGCGAGGCAACTGCGCCTGCGTGATATGGGCGGCATCATAGTGGTGGATTTTATCGATATGCGCAGTGCGGAAAACAAGCGCCTGGTGCACAAAACCATGAAAGACGAAATGGGCGCCACCGACCGTGCCAAGCACACGGTGCTCCCGCTCTCCAAGTTTGGGCTGATGCAAATCACCCGGGAGCGCGTGCGCCCGCAGATGGACATTGCCACCAAGGAAGTGTGCCCCACCTGCAACGGGGCCGGTACCATCACCGCCTCCATCTTGGTGTCCGATATTATTGAAAAGAACATCGAATTCTTGTTGGTGAAGCAAAATGAAAAGCACCTGGTGCTGGCGCTCCACCCTTACCTGTTCGCCTATTTCACTTGCGGCATCCTGTCGCGGAGGACAAAATGGTTGTTTAAGTACAAGCGCTGGGTGGAACTGGTGCAGGACACCTCCCTGGGCGTGACCGAGTGCAAGTACCTGAACAAGGATGGGGAAGAAATAGAACTGAAAGAGCCGGTACTGACGGCATAG
- the htpG gene encoding molecular chaperone HtpG: protein MQEKGTISIHTENIFPIIKKFLYSDHEIFLRELVSNAVDATQKIKKLAAMGEFKEELGETRIEVSFDKKKKTITVSDRGIGMTAEEIKKYINQIAFSGASEFVEKFKDKGDAKDIIGKFGLGFYSSFMVADNVEIVSRSYTVGEKEAAKWKCDGSTEFSIEPTTKKERGTDVVLHINKDSEEFLDEFRLKGILEKYCKFLPVEIKFGTKEESVEDGKDKDGKPKYKSVKVDRIINNTGPLWTKSPNDLKDEDYLKFYKELYPFSEDPLFWIHLNVDYPFNLTGILYFPKVKNDFELQKNKIQLYSRQVFITDEVKDVVPDFLMLLHGVLDSPDIPLNVSRSYLQSDSSVKKISQHITKKVADKLADMYKKDRAAFEKKWDDINIFVKYGMISDEKFYEKAKDFALLKNVDGAYFTFDEYMEKVKANQTDKDKQAVYLYASDAGKQDTYIQMAKSKSYDVLLMDGVLDSHYISHLEQKLEKTQLKRVDSDTIDKLIAKDEKIESVLSKEEEEQIKGIFEKAIKNQSMTLAVESMSPADLPVTVTMSEWMRRMKDMAKTGGGGMPFMGGMPDSYNVAVNANHNVIQKILKAETEEQKTKLAKQAYDLALLSQNMLTGADLTSFIKRSVDLVS, encoded by the coding sequence ATGCAGGAAAAAGGCACGATTTCCATCCACACGGAGAACATATTCCCCATTATCAAGAAATTCCTCTACTCTGACCATGAGATATTTTTGAGGGAATTGGTGAGCAACGCGGTGGATGCCACCCAAAAAATCAAAAAGCTGGCCGCCATGGGCGAGTTCAAAGAAGAGCTTGGCGAGACCCGCATTGAGGTAAGCTTTGACAAAAAGAAAAAGACCATAACGGTTAGCGACCGCGGCATCGGGATGACCGCGGAAGAAATAAAAAAATACATCAACCAGATTGCCTTTTCGGGCGCCTCCGAGTTTGTGGAGAAATTCAAAGACAAGGGAGATGCTAAAGACATCATCGGGAAGTTTGGTCTTGGGTTCTATTCTTCCTTTATGGTGGCCGACAATGTGGAGATTGTCTCCCGGTCCTACACCGTAGGGGAAAAAGAAGCGGCCAAATGGAAATGCGATGGCTCGACTGAATTTTCGATTGAACCCACCACAAAAAAAGAAAGGGGCACCGATGTGGTCCTGCACATTAATAAAGACTCTGAAGAATTCCTGGACGAATTCAGGCTAAAGGGCATCCTGGAAAAATATTGCAAGTTCCTGCCCGTGGAAATAAAATTCGGGACCAAAGAGGAAAGTGTAGAGGACGGAAAAGACAAAGACGGAAAGCCGAAATACAAATCGGTAAAGGTCGATCGAATCATCAACAATACGGGGCCACTATGGACCAAATCGCCCAATGACCTGAAAGACGAGGATTACCTGAAGTTCTACAAAGAGCTTTATCCATTTTCTGAAGACCCCCTGTTCTGGATCCACCTCAACGTAGACTATCCTTTCAACCTTACCGGGATACTCTACTTCCCCAAGGTGAAAAACGATTTTGAACTTCAGAAAAATAAAATCCAGCTGTACTCCCGCCAGGTGTTCATTACCGATGAGGTGAAAGACGTGGTGCCCGACTTTTTGATGTTGCTGCATGGGGTGCTGGATTCCCCGGACATACCGCTCAATGTGTCCCGCAGTTATTTGCAGTCCGACTCCAGTGTGAAGAAAATCAGCCAGCACATAACCAAAAAGGTGGCCGACAAACTGGCGGACATGTACAAAAAGGACCGTGCCGCCTTTGAAAAGAAATGGGACGACATCAACATTTTTGTGAAATACGGGATGATAAGCGATGAAAAGTTCTATGAAAAGGCAAAGGACTTTGCCCTGCTCAAGAACGTGGACGGGGCGTATTTTACGTTTGACGAGTACATGGAAAAAGTAAAGGCCAACCAGACCGACAAGGACAAACAGGCCGTTTACCTCTATGCTTCCGATGCCGGCAAGCAGGACACCTACATTCAAATGGCCAAAAGCAAATCCTACGATGTGCTGCTAATGGACGGGGTGTTGGACAGCCATTACATCAGCCACCTGGAGCAGAAGTTGGAAAAAACACAACTCAAACGGGTGGACAGCGACACCATCGACAAGCTGATTGCCAAAGACGAAAAAATAGAAAGCGTACTGAGCAAGGAAGAAGAGGAACAAATCAAGGGAATTTTTGAAAAGGCAATTAAGAATCAAAGCATGACATTGGCCGTTGAATCCATGTCACCCGCTGATCTGCCCGTAACGGTAACCATGAGCGAATGGATGAGGCGCATGAAGGACATGGCCAAAACCGGAGGGGGCGGGATGCCCTTTATGGGGGGCATGCCCGACAGTTATAACGTGGCCGTGAATGCCAACCACAATGTGATCCAAAAAATCCTGAAGGCCGAAACGGAAGAGCAAAAAACAAAACTGGCCAAGCAGGCGTACGACCTCGCCTTGCTTTCGCAGAACATGCTCACCGGTGCCGACCTGACCAGCTTTATCAAAAGGAGCGTGGATTTGGTGTCATGA